A region of Streptomyces deccanensis DNA encodes the following proteins:
- a CDS encoding cellulose-binding protein: protein MSSAPTAPHDFEFDVVRRGYRPEEVDAHAAALSRDRDAAWERAARLTVLAREMGTDLALLRETVAGLTPQTYEALGGRARELFELGVAEAEAVREGGREDARRIVTDAEEAGERLRAAAQAYADGVRGEAEERARQVLLAAQAEADELRIEARRGVKEGRGEALAALRETRERAEGMLAELQKEYDERVAGIEREVAEREAAFDAGLADRVARAEAELAAAERGFADAEADAVRMQEEAEERAAEALAEARRREEWVARETERVLREHGERWDDVRAHMDCIRESLSALTE, encoded by the coding sequence ATGAGCAGCGCACCGACGGCACCCCATGACTTCGAGTTCGATGTCGTACGGCGTGGCTACCGTCCCGAGGAGGTCGACGCCCACGCGGCGGCCCTCTCCAGGGACCGGGACGCCGCCTGGGAGCGGGCCGCCCGGCTGACCGTGCTGGCCCGGGAGATGGGCACGGACCTCGCCCTGCTGCGCGAGACGGTCGCCGGGCTCACCCCGCAGACGTACGAGGCGCTCGGCGGGCGGGCACGGGAGCTGTTCGAGCTCGGTGTCGCGGAGGCCGAGGCCGTCCGCGAGGGCGGGCGCGAGGACGCCCGGCGGATCGTCACCGACGCGGAGGAGGCCGGGGAGCGGCTGCGGGCGGCCGCCCAGGCGTACGCCGACGGGGTCCGGGGCGAGGCCGAGGAGCGGGCCCGGCAGGTGTTGCTGGCGGCGCAGGCCGAGGCGGACGAGCTGCGGATCGAGGCCCGGCGTGGGGTGAAGGAGGGGCGGGGCGAGGCGTTGGCCGCGCTGCGGGAGACGCGGGAGCGGGCGGAGGGGATGCTCGCGGAGCTCCAGAAGGAGTACGACGAGCGGGTGGCCGGGATCGAGCGGGAGGTCGCCGAGCGGGAGGCCGCGTTCGACGCGGGGCTGGCGGACCGGGTGGCTCGGGCGGAGGCGGAGCTCGCCGCGGCCGAGCGGGGGTTCGCTGACGCGGAGGCCGATGCGGTGCGGATGCAGGAGGAGGCGGAGGAACGGGCCGCCGAGGCGTTGGCGGAGGCTCGGCGGCGCGAGGAGTGGGTGGCTCGGGAGACCGAGAGGGTGTTGCGGGAGCACGGGGAGCGGTGGGACGACGTCCGGGCACACATGGACTGCATCCGGGAGAGCCTGTCCGCGTTGACCGAGTGA
- a CDS encoding DUF485 domain-containing protein: MTDPFSSPPHQTPYPPHTSSPSYQTYPWAPREPEPQPTSETPRHAPLGHHSDLRVLRGAYRWQRRVATLTALGYFVLFLLLSAFAPSFMTGEVSGGLSTGLLLGLIQVPVTCLAIWLYEHTARLRVDPLADRIRDLAAVDARRGTVR, encoded by the coding sequence ATGACCGACCCGTTCTCGTCACCCCCGCACCAGACGCCGTACCCGCCGCACACCTCGTCCCCCTCGTACCAGACCTACCCCTGGGCCCCCCGGGAACCGGAGCCGCAACCGACGTCGGAGACCCCCCGCCACGCCCCCCTCGGCCACCACAGCGACCTGCGGGTGCTGCGCGGCGCCTACCGCTGGCAGCGGCGGGTGGCGACACTGACGGCCCTCGGCTACTTCGTGCTGTTCCTCCTCCTGTCCGCCTTCGCCCCCTCGTTCATGACGGGCGAGGTCAGCGGCGGACTCTCCACGGGCCTGCTGCTCGGCCTCATCCAGGTACCGGTGACCTGCCTCGCCATCTGGCTCTACGAGCACACCGCCCGCCTGCGCGTCGACCCGCTGGCCGACCGCATCCGCGACCTCGCGGCCGTCGACGCGAGGCGGGGGACGGTTCGATGA
- a CDS encoding cation acetate symporter, translating to MSLVGFTAVATITLLLCVMTGPDRDDLDEFYTGYGSLSPMRNGLAIAGDYISAATVLGTGGVIALFGYDGVVLALSTALSLMLLMFLLAEPLRNAGRFTMGDALARRMPGRSVRIVACVVTIAALMPMMLVQLAGTGDLLAFILGFSSESLKTGVVVIVGALMIGYAAIGGMKGTALIQILKIVMLLGSGALIAVLILHKFDWNPGLLLGAAAEKSGIGTGYLHSGLQFSGGPFPELDMISAQLTVVLGGACLPHVTMRMYTANSARQVRRSLSWAVPSVALFVLIISVIGFGATALIGREVIAAADPQGNTAYLMGSMAAFGTEVSTAETLLFTTVTTAVFLTLLASVAGMILACANSLAHDVFAARATKPLTPRREMTIARLSAGAVGVTAIVLATMVQHRNLQPLVTLSFCLGASAIAPALVYGLFWRRYTRTGLMYTLVGGTLSVLVLMTGTNLVSGSPHAAFPQADFNWFPFTTTGLLSIPLGFAFGWLGTTLSGRTKAEEQRRQYEAVEGWILAGATRRGD from the coding sequence ATGTCGCTCGTCGGCTTCACCGCGGTCGCCACCATCACGCTCCTGCTGTGCGTGATGACGGGCCCCGACCGGGACGACCTCGACGAGTTCTACACCGGCTACGGCTCGCTCTCCCCCATGCGCAACGGCCTCGCCATCGCCGGCGACTACATCTCCGCGGCGACCGTGCTGGGCACCGGCGGAGTGATCGCCCTCTTCGGCTACGACGGCGTCGTCCTCGCCCTCAGCACCGCCCTGTCCCTGATGCTGCTGATGTTCCTGCTGGCCGAACCCCTGCGCAACGCGGGCCGGTTCACGATGGGCGACGCGCTGGCCCGGCGGATGCCCGGCCGCTCCGTACGCATCGTCGCCTGCGTCGTCACGATCGCCGCGCTGATGCCGATGATGCTGGTCCAACTCGCGGGCACCGGCGACCTGTTGGCGTTCATCCTCGGCTTCTCCAGCGAGAGCCTGAAGACCGGTGTCGTGGTGATCGTCGGCGCGCTGATGATCGGTTACGCGGCGATCGGCGGCATGAAGGGCACCGCCCTCATCCAGATCCTCAAGATCGTGATGCTGCTCGGCTCGGGGGCGCTCATCGCCGTCCTGATCCTGCACAAGTTCGACTGGAACCCCGGCCTGTTGCTCGGCGCGGCGGCGGAGAAGAGCGGCATCGGCACCGGCTACCTCCACTCCGGTCTGCAGTTCTCGGGCGGCCCGTTCCCCGAACTCGACATGATCAGCGCCCAGTTGACGGTCGTCCTCGGCGGCGCCTGCCTGCCGCACGTCACCATGCGCATGTACACCGCGAACAGCGCCCGCCAGGTCCGCCGCTCGCTGTCCTGGGCGGTCCCCTCCGTGGCCCTCTTCGTCCTGATCATCTCGGTGATCGGCTTCGGCGCGACGGCCCTGATCGGCCGCGAGGTGATCGCGGCGGCCGACCCCCAGGGCAACACGGCCTATCTGATGGGGTCGATGGCGGCGTTCGGCACGGAGGTGTCCACGGCGGAGACGCTGCTCTTCACGACGGTGACGACGGCGGTCTTCCTGACGCTGCTCGCCTCCGTGGCCGGCATGATCCTCGCCTGCGCCAACTCCCTCGCCCACGACGTCTTCGCGGCCCGCGCGACCAAGCCGCTCACGCCCCGCCGCGAGATGACCATCGCCCGGCTGTCGGCGGGCGCGGTCGGCGTCACGGCGATCGTCCTCGCCACGATGGTCCAGCACCGCAACCTCCAGCCCCTGGTCACCCTCTCCTTCTGCCTGGGCGCCTCCGCCATCGCGCCCGCGCTCGTCTACGGCCTCTTCTGGCGCCGCTACACCCGGACGGGACTGATGTACACCCTCGTCGGCGGCACCCTCTCCGTCCTCGTCCTCATGACCGGCACCAACCTGGTCTCGGGCTCCCCCCACGCGGCCTTCCCCCAAGCCGACTTCAACTGGTTCCCCTTCACCACCACCGGCCTGCTCTCCATCCCCCTGGGCTTCGCCTTCGGCTGGCTGGGCACCACCCTCTCGGGCCGCACCAAGGCAGAAGAACAACGCAGACAGTACGAGGCGGTGGAGGGCTGGATCCTGGCGGGCGCGACAAGAAGAGGCGACTGA